CGTTTTACCCAGCACTTATTATCCATTCCATACACATGAAGGTGATCTTACACACTGAAGCACATTGTATTTACGGCTACACGTACCCATTTTTTCTCTGATACATCTAGAAGCACAATGTACAGTATACAGTAATctacttcagaaaacaaataaaattactgtatGATGTGTACAGGCAAAACTCAAAGTATGCTGGAAAGGGGGGATTTTATTTATTGCCAATACTACCTAATAAACATGTCAAACCAAAAGGTGgtattgtgttttattttaggaAGCACAACTTTCTGGCCATTGCAGCTTGGCACAGGGACTTTACTCAGGtgagaagaaaacattaaaagaagaaaaccccaaacttttGTTTGAATGAAAATATATAGTTTAATTAACTTTCTGTTGGCTACATTTAGATCacatttaatattaaattaaCCTGTGTTAAAAATCTGGACAAAGTATGATGTAATGATATATAACATTTATGTAGTCACTATAATACAAAAAACATTAAAGTCACACAGAATTCAAGCAAACAttgcaagaaggaaaataattccaAACATATGCATTTGTATACCCACCCAATGCACAGCAGGATAAGTCTAACAAGCTAATACCATTTCATGTGGCCAAGTGAAATGAAATCTCTCTCATGGAAAAGGATTGAGCAAGTCTGTCAATATTTAAAATGCTACAGTCTACACACAACTATCAGAGTATTTTAGACTCTTTCCAGGAAAATTATTCCCAAAGTCAAGCTATAAGTGACAACACAGTATATAAAATGAATGGCTAAAAATGCTTTGACACAGGAATCCCCCAATTTTTCATTTGGTGTTTGGCCGTTACTCAGTACTTGGATTTTAAAAACCCTAAAATCTTAAAACTGGTCTCATAAAACAGTTATTTCAATTAAGGTAGAAGACCTCAACCTGAGAGTACTAAAAACAGTTTCAACACTCCAGAAATTCAAGGGGAATTTCAAAaagtttcttattaaaaataaataaaaagcattcaAGACAACTCTAAAAGAACATTAGAACGGTAATATAAATACAGATCTTCTTCCAAACCTGTTTTTGTTATTAGCCAAGAACTAAACATCACAGGAGCACATCTACTAATAAAAGCAGGTTTGACAAATAGAAGTCCCATTTGCGAATACTCCTAGTTGACACCTTTCACCATTAGACAGATCTGTATAAAGAAGTGTTCAATATCTGTGTGCTAAGGTTAAAATTCTCTTGACCTCTCAAGAGGCATAAAAACAACAGCCCAGGCCTGTATCGGTACATTTAAGATAAAACAAGACGACACATCCCAATTGCAGCACCATGAACTTTAGAACATCCAAAATAATTTCAGAGCATCCATTCCTCAGCTTCAAGCACAAGGAGCCAAAAAGCACCACTGTGTAACAAGGACAGAAAACAATCAGAAACAATTGGTAGTCAGAGCTTAAAGAAAGCAACAAACAGATGTAGAAATCTTGGAAGCCATGCATGACACTGCTGCCTAACAAACAACTGCAGCTGTTGACCCTCTGCTTCAAACTTCCGGGTGAATGGAAGGCAAAAGAAGGTGAAGCTTTGATACCCATTGGATAAAAGTAAGTCATATCGTCATCTGTCTAGAACTACCAACATTCACAGACTGTTGCTAAAGCCTTCCTCTTACTCCTTTGCTTTTATGTATATGAAGATAATCTTGTGAGATTACCTCACATTAATACTAAAGATCAAATCTTTATCTAGGCATGAAAAAGCCAGGAGGAACTTTATATACTTTCAAACAGTCTGATAGATTGCTCAAACAGACCCTACAAAATAATTTAGAGTTTGGCTTCTTCTCTGGGAGAAAGCAAGCTATCcccacccagcactgcagaaTAAACGCACACACAAACCAGTAAAAACAGTTCATCATCGCTGAAAAGCAGGGAATATTTGAAGACAATGGCAATAATTTGACAGTCTCATCAGATCTATGGTAAAACCTGTACTGTAAAGTAGCTTTAAAACTCATGTGAAGCTAATAGTTGCAACTACAAATGAAGTCTTATATCCCCATCTTTATTCCAGATAAAAACTACACACTAACATAGGCTACATTCTTCactgtgaaagaaaaatgcaaattccACATTAATGTCAAAGCCAAGAATGGGACTGCTATGGCCAAGATTCCATCGTGAGCTCAAAAGAGCCATCATAACTAAAAATCAGTAACTGAGTATCAGCTACGATTAGCTAATATCTCCATTTCTTTCACAATACAAATGGCTGCTCCTTTCCCACAGAAAGTTGAGAACAATGGAAGAGAAGCTTACGGATTACAAAACTTATTATAAATAAATCtctcaaggagaaaaaaacaaatagtCTGTTTGTACCTTGTGCTTCCTccccaaaagaaaaacaattgtCTTTGTAAGAAATTCTTATATTCAATTTATATTTTCACTAGAAAGTGACACACTTTCTTAGACCATTATACAGATAATATACAAATGTAATTTAATTACTAACTTGATTTGTAATTAATTTTTGAATTAATTCTCCTTACACTGTCTTACCATTAGGACAGGAGAGAAATGAGTGCATCCAGAAATTTGCTCCGGTCTTCTGTTTTCAATTCAATTACTAAAATATGAAATGTTTTATTACAAGATGCAAATAACTGAAAGATATACTAGATGTCACACTTGAAGAATACATAAGTATGTTATTACTAAAAACGGCCTCGTTAGTAAGCACATATACAAAGGCAGGCAAATCTCATTGCATAAGCATCTAATTTTTGAAACAGACAGTAAAGAATGCATCTCATAAAATCAATACCATACCTGGTTTGGCTGCTAAATATAAATCGCCCTCAGATAACCTCACAGATTTTTAACTTGAATGCACATATGAAATTCATTATtccatgcaaaaggcagctcGTGTCAAAAAGATACGCAAGCCTCTGCTCTGTAGTTTATGATTTCTGCACAACAAGAtagcactgagaaaaaaaattacaaataatgTAGTTTGTGTTTGTACCACACTCAGGAATAGTGTATCGCATACGCTTCCTATATGTTTGCATCTAAGACATACACAAATTGAATATATTGCCTACAGTCATTAGGTTTTATGGAGGCTGCGTAAACACTGACCCCTAAAGGACTGTTTGGTGAATGAAATAAGTGATTGGCAGCATTTACTCACTTGACATGTCAAAATGGTTGTGTAAAGTCCTAGAATTGGTACTGTCTGCAGCTTTCTCAAACGCTCTTCCAAAAAAGCTAGAAGATGAACAGAAATACCAATGAGCATTACAGAAAAGAAAACGTTTACTAAAGAAGAAGGACGGAACTTCTTTCCTTGCCCACAGCAGAAAATGTCTTCCAGAGGTTCCATGTGCCATGTGTTCAGCATATACCTCGCTTACTCAAGTGCAAAAATCTTAACATTGCAGGCTTTAAGAAATGTAGTCATGGGTCACATAGCGAACTATTTCTCTCTTTTAAGATAAGGAAATTGCTGAAGAGGGAGCAAAAAAAAAACTTGCAGGGAAAGTGAGGAACATCTGTATCATCTCTCAGAATGTCTCCTGTGTACCCTATGCAAAAAGTATCTTTTTAAGAAGGATGCAATTCAATGTGTTCAGTATTAAATACATACAGGAAAGatattttcttcagaaacagaaaaagtcTATAGATAACTTCTAGTAAGAAATTTTAAACAATGTGCTTACTTCTTTTTGTCAGAGCTTTCGGTCTCTGGAGGAATCCCCACCATGATCACAGTTCCCTGTTCAACATCCATTGGTGCAGCCATTATCAGTGGCAGCAATTTACAACGCTTGTTTTTTGTCTGGAAATCAGAAAGCCTCTTTGTTAGAGTGAACTGAGGAAACAGTTTAGTTTCAGCTCCCCATGCGAGCTACTGTTACAAATATTCATCTAAGGATACAGCTATAATGCAGTTCAACAGAAGGTGATTTCTTTACATTATCTCTTAATTCCCTTCTTTCTTCCAGTAAAAGTCACTTTAAGGACCAACAGACATTCCAATTCTTTGACTCTTGCATTCCATTTTAGCACGTTCCATTTAGCACAATTATACAGACAGACAATATATGTAAATAAAAAAGCTCTTTAAAAAACAGCTGGAGGTATGGGTACCTAAAAACTTGGGCTAGGCTTAACTTTTTGCAGTAATAATTTTACATTGAAATACAACAGACAAAATATTGACAAACAGTTTTCACTAGAAACTATTGTCCTCTGTCATATTGTTTTGCAGTAGTAAGCTGTAACGTTAACAAATTTTGCAATTTAATTAAATCCAAGAGTAATTATGAAGATTTTACTCTTTTTAGTCACTCAAGTAAATGAAATAGAAGTATGCTTAAAGTGTTCTGTTCTTAAGGTAAACGCTTCACAGTGTGAGTTAAAAATGCCGTCCTGCTCCTAGTGGCAGAACAGTTTTCCATCATGTCAAACTTTCAAAATGAGGACAGACAGATGGAATCCAACAAGGGTAGGCCACCATGAATTTCATCTACAAATTAGGAAGTACTCACTGTGAAGAGACTTCTCAATCTTAAAACCTAATTTTTATCTGAAATGCATAATTAATAGCTCAAAATATAAATGCAATATAATTTCAGTTACATTAATTATAAATATCAGAGGATTTTATTTAAACAGACATAGGAAACTTTAGATAACTATTACCAGTCCTGTAATATTGCTTTTTTGTGTCAGGTTAACTTTTCAAAGTACATATTTAGTGATACGCTTCCTCAAAACTGACACAAAGATTTTAGGCCATAACCTTAGCAATGAAAACGCTTCCTAATGTTACGAAGTCTCCCAGACAGATATCTTTCCTAAAGCAGCATTCACAAATGTGCTAAAAATTGTCCAACCAATTAGCAGAAAAACATTACTAAGATTTTCATGTAATGTTTTTAATAATCAGCTGCAAGTATCCAACAGAATGATAGCTACTACACAGGCCAGAAGTTAATTAGTTAAAAACTTTATATTTACTTACAGAGCAAACAAACGATTTGAGTAAGTATTTACTAAGCAGGCACAGAGACACTGGTTTGGAAAACAGTTTCACATCTGGTGTGCCCTAGAAAAGAAGAATTATTTCAATTACAATCCAAGAATGATGCttccatttatttaattttaatatctACTGAAAAGTCTAAAAGTTTTGTGTGGCTCTGAGAAGACTAACAAGAACCGTTACAATATAGGAGTTTCATCTCGCCCACTTGGCTTTTGCCCTTGAGAGGACAGATTATTGGGAAGTTCAGAGTACATGTCAATATTGACCCCTCAGAGAACAGCACAGCATAGATAAATAGGTTCTTTCTGACATAGCCATTCTTAAACAGTTAAGCAGTTCAGAAAACAGTGTTTCTCAACTATGAGACAGCCAAAAACTAGAATTCTGACCTCCATGAGAGAGCAATAGAGAAAGGGCCCTTGAGAAATCACAAGGTTGGTGCAAATACAGCTGGCTACTGTCTGCTGGATGGCACGTAACTGTTTTTTGGCTAGAGCCAGTCCTTGGTGCAGTTTGTCCAGGTTACCCctgcaacagaaagaacaaaattaaacactttcacataaaaataaagcttttcacACAAAAGTGAGACCTCTCTAAACACtgtttgcagtgatttttttatttttcttcaatgacTTATTAGGTATCAATGCATCTTTTAGATATGTAACCCATGTTccctaaataaaattttaaaataataaagagaCATGTTTTCAGTACCTGGACAGGCTGTCCAAAGCTTTAATGAAATTAGTTGTTTCGGGTTCCTCTTTCTCTATATTCTCCATGAGAGAAGCTGTTGCATAAACTATATCACTTGCTGAGAACTTGTTCTTAAAGCCAAAGTGAATGCTGAAGGTCTGAAATCTTAAATCCTTCATTCTGCAAAATGAGGTAAAACCAGCAAAGATTATTAACATTATCAACATTATTATCAACATTGACATGCCATCTCCTCAATATAAGAACATGAAGACAAATCATACCCCAACATTTGCAACAGGTCTATTATTACTGCCAATctaaaaaacacatttttaaaacaagatGTTACATTCTCTTCACACAaaaccagaatcacagaatcacagaatgtcacggattggaagggacctcgaaagctcatccagtccaacatccctgccggagtaggaacacttagatgaggctacacaggaaggtgtccaggtgggttttgaatgtctccggagtaggaaactccacaaaccccctgggcagcctggtccagtatctgtcatcctcactgagaaaaagcttcttctcaaatgtaagtggaacctcttgtgttccagtttgaacccattaccccttgtcctgtcgctggttgtcactgagaagagcctggctccatcctcatgactctctttatgtatttgtaaacattaataaggtcacccctcagtctcctcttctccaagctaaagaggcccagctccctcagcctttcctcacacgggagatgctccactcccttcatgatctttgttgctgttgttgttgtcctgccttcctctgggacCTCAGTgctatggggctcctcaggacagcctctggctgAGTAGGCGGAGACaaaaaaggcattcagtaactctgccttctccgtatcttctgtcaccagggcacccagcctcgttcatcagtgggcctacattgcctctggtgttagttttatctgccatgtattggaaaaagctcttcctgttgtccttgacccgtctcgccaggtttaattctaaggaggccttagctttcctagttgcctccctacatcctctgacaacagccttatattctccccaagtggccagtccctccttccatgaGCTATAatgtctcctcttccacttgagcatatccagcagctccctgttcgagcacgcaggtctcctggctcccttgcttgacttcctacgtgttgggatgctctgatcttgtgcctggtagaagcagtccctgaacactaaacaactatcttgggcccctttatcttcaagcagccttgcccatgggatttcccctagcaattgcctgaaaaggccaaagtttgcattgctgaagtccagggttgaaATTCTGCTAgcaattctgttcctgccacagcaGATCCTGAACTCCGAACATTTGAACttaattgaaaattatttttagataaagcACTTTGTATTTAAAACAATTTACCCAAACTTGTTTGCAGATTCTTCAATCATTTCCCGAAGATTTTCTTTCAAAGACATGTCCATGGAGTTAAACTTCTGTTTCACTTCCTTCAAAGGCAAgctaaaaacagaaggaaaaaatatattgatATTTTTCCACAGCTCATTGAAAAAAAATGATCCTTTAATAAAGATCCAGATTTTTATAACTCACCCCATGTCAGCCAAAAACTCCTGGAGCCTCTTCTGTCCTTGTACGGACCAAAGCTTAAGGCTGGCAGAGGTGTATGAAGTGTTACAGAGACTTTCATACAGAGACCAGTGCTGATAAAGCGCCAGGCGCAGACTGAACAGGAATTACGGAAAATAATTATAAACACGAATATCATTTGACGTTACAAATACTAACAGAACTCTGTAACTAGTGTATAAGTCTTCATCTGCCCTTGTATTTTGTATCTCTCTACTCCATAAGATACAGTTATGTGCTACAGGTGCATGTAACACAAGATGAGCAACACTGACTTGTAACTAATTTGGGAAGGTTAAGCTGAACTGAAGCTACATAAGCTACATTCACGTTCAACAAACCGTTTAAACTTCAGTTTAATTCCATTCTCAGTGGAGAAGCTTGGGATTTTTTTACCCTACATATAAACTCAATTGGGATTCACCAAGCAGGTGAAGTTTGGTTTTTCCAGATCTTACGCAAGGATACTCATATTCGAACGCTATTCGCATGCAATCGATGGACAGAGAATTTTCTTCGTCCTCATTGCGGTGGTTATGGCGAGACACGTGACGCTGTAGGGTTCCAATATCTGTCACATACTTCAtccttaaacaaaaacaaatttgTCACTTCACTTTCTTCACATGTATTTTTGTTATTGATGATGAGAACACAAAAATCCTTCCTAAAGTTCACACATTGGCCAGTCAGCAGCATGACAACTGcagacacatttttttaaaaaaccccaacttgtTCAATAATGTTATTTCTATATTCAGCCCCACACCCAGGCaactaaagcaaaaataaaaccaacacagAGAGACAGATAGACTGAAATTAGTTACTTATTACAATTATCTCCTTAAGACATCCATGTATTAGCAACAATAAACCACCATGTACTACTAGAATTCTGATGGTATCTAGAACAAAATatgaagtgagaaaaaaaatcagaaaggaagTTGGAGGATACAGAACATACagaacttttttccttttataaaactGTGTCAAGGTCATATTtacaaaaattattattaaacacCATTCCTTCCCAGATCAAAAGTGATTGCTTTATAACTTTGTGAAAAAATAAAGCTAAGACTTAAAAATTCTAAATAgtggaaaaggaaaatacagaTCTTTCTGATTTATATTCTTGGTTTTGGAAGGCATCAGATCTCATTCATTTATTAAATTATCTAATGGCACTGTTTATTAATTATCTTGTATTATATTAATTCCCATATGCTTCCTGATCTCTATGAAGTGCTATTAGTTACTCTTAAGGAAAAGAAAAGTAATAAAGATAAATTAAAAGATTGTTCTTACTGAGTGATTTTATCTTGAATCCACTGATCTGTTAGGCCAACAATAGCCCACCTAAAATtgtggaggaggaaagaaagaaacaaaaaatgtatAATGAAATATATTCCAGTAGAGTATATTCTATTTAACCCTCTAAGTATGCAAAAGAACAAGCCAGAAACAGTGTTCACCAGCTGTACCTAGAAGTTAATTCCCTATTGAGCAGACATACACACACAGTACCATCCTCTCTTTATCCATGCAAAATCTGTTGGTTGCTTCTAATTAATTTACACAGACGTGTCCTCCAATTCAAGACATATTGACTTGGGAAATAAACTGGAACTTTATACTGAAATCTCTTTTTACTCTCAGATCAAGCTCCTAGCCTCTAGGAAAGATGTTAATGAAAACATACCACAACATGTCGTTCAAATCTTTAGACATTATCCATGCCAGATCAAACATCACCATTGCAGACTatataatggaaaaacaaaaagaggataAATGTACACAAAACTCTCACctgttttaagaaataaaacacagttaAATGTGCTGAGTACTAGCATGTCACTAAAGCTC
This DNA window, taken from Patagioenas fasciata isolate bPatFas1 chromosome 17, bPatFas1.hap1, whole genome shotgun sequence, encodes the following:
- the CDC45 gene encoding cell division control protein 45 homolog, giving the protein MFISDCRREFYDVIVSQRVLLLVASDVDALCACKILQALFQCDHVQYTLVPVSGWQELETAFLEHKDQFKYFVLINCGANVDLLEILQPEEDTFFFVCDSHRPINVVNVYNDTQIKLLVKQDDDLGVPAYDDIFRDDEDEEEDSENESEGSEPSEKRRRFEEDIIERTMKRRQRREWEARRREILFDYEQYEYHGTSSAMVMFDLAWIMSKDLNDMLWWAIVGLTDQWIQDKITQMKYVTDIGTLQRHVSRHNHRNEDEENSLSIDCMRIAFEYDLRLALYQHWSLYESLCNTSYTSASLKLWSVQGQKRLQEFLADMGLPLKEVKQKFNSMDMSLKENLREMIEESANKFGMKDLRFQTFSIHFGFKNKFSASDIVYATASLMENIEKEEPETTNFIKALDSLSRGNLDKLHQGLALAKKQLRAIQQTVASCICTNLVISQGPFLYCSLMEGTPDVKLFSKPVSLCLLSKYLLKSFVCSTKNKRCKLLPLIMAAPMDVEQGTVIMVGIPPETESSDKKNFFGRAFEKAADSTNSRTLHNHFDMSIIELKTEDRSKFLDALISLLS